The Anomaloglossus baeobatrachus isolate aAnoBae1 chromosome 5, aAnoBae1.hap1, whole genome shotgun sequence genome includes the window ctatggtagattgaattgcttgcgcgttctagggttaaagcagATTCCACCAAAAATACACAGCATCTTTTTTTCATTTGTTTGTTATTTCAAAATACAATTGATGTCATATTAACAGCCCCATAATCAGGAGGGAAGTATCACACTTAGGATAAAGCTAGCTTTGTCATAATAATGAGTTAACAGCAGCTTTGCTGTTTAACCGCTTCTGTCTGTTAACTCAATAGGTTATGGAGATAGATATATTATAAAGATGCTGGGTGTTACATTTACTGATTATAAAGCTAATGCAGGTGGATAATGAACTTATTTCTGCACGTACCTTcatccaccatctctgccttctcacGATCTTTTTCAATATAGAAGGAAGATAGTAGAAAGAATCCTCCTCCGAGGATCACCACAAAGGAACAAGCCATGAGGGCGTACTGCAGACTGCGAAAACTCCAAAGAGTCGAGTACAGATCTAGTCTTTTGGTGAGGTTGGATATCTGAAGATAAAAGAAAATAAATAGTTATGTATggttaatgaaaaaaaaacaaaccataattGGCTAAACATATTTACCCTGATAGCATTCAATGGATATCAAGGAAACCTGGTGGTCATAAAAAGAGCAGGTGCGTCACTGCACATGGCGGACGAGCTTCCATCCTCCCAACTATGAAGAGAACTGGTCCAAATGTCCTCAGCTCCAGTACTACACATTGTCTGGAGACAGGACTCATGTGACATCCTCCTCTAGCACATACTCTATGACATGACTCCAGGACATCGTGTCTTTGGAGTTCTGCCGCATGCACACAGGGGATGAATAGTTTGCTTGTGCACAGCTTCCAtatgttagggtgaacacttatcTAGGGTTCACtcattgcctactgcctgattctaattaatGTTGGattgagtgcatgcttgaaaaaggacatcagacacacacagttggatattcatctttcctcgatcgagGTTGGCCCAGAACTGACTGATTTATTCCAAAAACATGCTCttataaaaactaggaaaagggCATGTtcagccctacagtgggcatacttggatgtgtccattggtcagtgggttgaacaatgtattagtccatgagctgattggtgggcgtcatcataggcgggtctatgatgtcattggacGGATCCATAGTGATGCTGGTAGGAGAGTCTATgttgtcatctggtggatccatgctgatgggagggtctatgatgtcatcggtggccatgTTAGTTATATCTGAAAGCCTGACTCATGTAAAGCAAATTGACatacttcccacaatcccctgtcaagaggttaattaagtatttgatccaatgggtcTCCTCAACACATACATAGTCTCTCTGGGTACTGTATGTGTGTGgtactgctactgtgtcctgaattGTTTGCTGTAATAGTATTTACCAAATAAACGATCATTACACCACAAACATTCATTTGCAGGACACAACGTTCCTAGTAGCATTCCTTCATATTGCTAAATATGACCACCCTAATGCAAAATAAATTAGCTAAttgcttaaagtggttgtccaggactattttatgggttttttttactatgggcctaaaaacTAACAAGTAACTACCTGGCTGTTCTACCCGGCGCCGGGTCTGAGCAGGCACTGACCAGTCCTGCCGGCGATTCTGCTGCTCCATGTCAACAGAGCCATTCTTTTTCTTCCGGGCGGCTCTTTTAATGGGGCGTGACTGCCAACCTCATGCCGACAGCTCCCCGCAGTTAGGCAGTGTGGAGCCGGCTGTCGATCAATATGACATCAGCAGTCACACATTGTcgatagagcagagaggaagagaagacGCTGCTCTATCGATGTGACATCAGCGGAAGCCACTGAATCATGGGTAAGAGCACTCTGTGCCGGTAGAGTTTGGCTCCAGTCACTATAGGCAGGTAGGATCTAACTGCCTGTTAGTGCTAaagcccatagtaaaaaaaaaaaatagtcctggataacccctttaattaagtTATGATAAGACTACAGTGAGCCTCCCAAGCTCATTCAATATCGGCTACATCCATATATACTGTTAGGGTGCTCTATGTAGACTACAGATGTACATAAAGTACTGTATCAATCAGACCTCATTGCATGGCTGCAGTCACATCTGCTATAGAAGTCCGTGTGTTGTCCGACTTTTTCTTGATACAAACACATATCTGTTTTAAATCCTCATCTGTGTCTCGGGTCCGTGAGACTGAGATTGTGTCGTATTCTCAGACTCGGCCATTAAAGAGTAACCGTCATCATATTAATatactgattttatatatatatatatatatatatatatatatatatacatatatatatatatatatacacatacacaatagTAGACAGAAAAATAAGCAAATTTATAATACATCTTATAAGGTAAATGTAAATAAACAATAGTACACGTAAAAATAAGTAACGTTATAATAAATCTTGTCAGATAAATCTGTTTCTTTCTCCTCCATACATTTCTAAAATTCTTAGATCACACATAAAATGTTTATTTGGTGAAAACAGAATTTTAAATTACTAGGATAGAAGATGGTCCTTGCTGCCGATTAGATTTTATGTAGAtgggaggagctctgcctctagctcctccccttctcCACAGAatgttataagcaccaactgtcatgtcCTGTCCCAGTAATGTgagaatctgtcttcactgaatacagattttacccaggaattgagaattttgagaatagaTGATCAGTTCGGGAGGAGGAAGAAGATTTTTGCTCTGAAAATATATTTTCCAATTCTttatattttcatgtgtactattgatttctgaaataaagtCTATAGGAATCTGTTAaaaacagacagagaaaggaagacaTACTTTGTACTTGAGTTTTCCATCCCTTGCTCCATTATTTAGAGTCTATGGATAAATAAACGTTCATATAGACTACTTCTTAATTTTTTCAAAAACAGATGTGAAAAAATGGATGCAACACGGATGACACAAGAGAAAAATGGTCCATTTTGCAAGGATGTAAGAAAGGAACAaatgtgtgaatgtagccataAAGTGATATGAGTATATGTAACAACTACTTACCCCTCCGATGATAAGGGGGCTTATGGCATCCCCGAACAAGTGGGTTATCATCATGGACATGGCCTGTGCCGTTGTTCGTCTTACGGGAGACACCACATACTGAAAGAAGAGAATATTCTGGGTGAGTAAAAGGAAGACACTGAACCCAACGAGACAAGACAACGCGGACAAAGTGAACACACATAACATGTAAATACAGGGCAGTCATCCTGGACTGAGGAAGgggccccgaaacgcgttgtgtacTGAGACTTTAATAAAGACGTTTTTAATCACATGGCATCAGGTCTATTTTGGATTTTAGTTGGGAACAAACACTTGGATACAGTCAGGATTATGGGGTATTAGATGGATGAAACAGAACGTACAGACTGACTACATAAATGTAATTTTAGCTATGATAAGTTTAGCGGTTTTCTCCACTCACCAGACGAATATCAGCAGCAATGGAAAAATTCATCATAAGTAGTATATCTCCGATGAATATCAAAACCTGCAGAGAGTAAAGAACAATATAATATACACTTTAGTTTCTTGCGCACTTTTCTATGATTTATATATTTTGACTTTTTAATCCATTCATCCCCCCAGTTTCCATTCATTCATAGACCGCCCCCGCCATGGTCTATGATTTCTACAGCTCAATACATCGCTCCTATAGCCCAGACCCAGTAAGGGGATCAAAGTAATCATCAGGTACTTACATAAGTGGCCACAAGGCTAATATTTGCCAAATAAATAGCCACAAACAAGAAAATGGCCGAGCCCAGCATGCCAAACCCGCAAACTAACGGGTCGGCCCTTGGGTTGTATTTCTTGAATCTTTTGGCTATCTCCACCCCTGCTACAACTCCAATGATACCAGCGACGACGGTAAGGATGCCGAAAATCATACTGCAAAGAAGTAAAGAGATGAGTAAAAGAGCACGAAGAATCAAATATAAAAAGAACATTGTTGTAGGGGGAAATTAAATTCCCTCCAGTAATCGTCAAGTTAAAGTCTGTGAAACTTGTACCTGTCATGGTAGTTGCAGACGGCGGTCTGACACGGTGCGGTCTCTTCTAAGATTTTCCGGGCCCGCAGCAGGAACTCAGGAGCCCAGAAGCCGATGGCACCGACTGTAAAATGTACAGTTGTCGTCCCAAGTGTGCAAAATATAAAACTTCGTCTGCAGAAagtgaaaaaggaaaaaacatgtcAATAACGCAGAAGTCACGGGGTAGATCCCTGACATCAAACAATGCACACAACACACTTACTTCTTTGATATTTGCTTCATATCTGATAACCATGTTTTGAGGCTGAAGGATTTTCTGTTATCGGCAGCTCCTCTGGAAGGTTCCTTTACTAAGATGATCATTAGCAGGACTCCTAAAATGCTCAGAGCAGGGGGGATCTGTGTAGACAAAGAGAAACATTAGACATTACATACACACTGGTGTCATCACAAAAAGGACATGACCACAGCCCGGTTTAATAAACTGTTGTGGAAGGGGATCCATTAAAGAGAATCCGCTAAACGGTCTTTCTCtgcacatctgagagcagcataatgtgaggACAGAGACcacgattccagcgatgtgccactaactggtctgcttgctgtagttttgataaaatccctgttttctcttctgcagatttagcagatctCTAAATGttgagctctgcataaccccacctacatcagtgattggcagctttctttgtgtacactgtacataggcagaaagctgccaatcagtgatggggacagaacaggaggactacatggcacaagACAACTAGTCCCCTCCTCATAATCTCCTGCTGGTAAAAACAACTACAAGGAGCAGTaagagacacatcactggaatcaggtccTCTGCCCCTACTGATTAAACACCAAAAGCCTTCTAGATTTCCTTTAATTCCGTATAGGAATTATAATTAAGATTTACAGATTTTCCACAAGATCCCTCAGACCTATTACTTACCCGTAAGGCCCAATGCCAGTTACCACCGAGTGCATTTGTCACTGTAGATCCAATAATGTAACCAAGGCCACTGTAATAGGGAAAAATAAAGTTGTCATCATTTGTGCACACATATAAACGTGTGTTTAGATAAACATTTAAATATGTGAGTGTGTTTCTCTGGCTCCTCCTTCCAACTCCGCCCcctccatagacttctatgagcAGCAACTGTCCCCTGATCCCCATAGAGCCACAAACCTGTCTTGTCATTGAACACAGATTTCATCAGAGAATTAAGGAGGAGAAATAAGCATATTCCCTGATGCATCTGCAGAGCAGAATCCCACCCAAAAATAAGTCCATAGCAAATCCGCCTTGTCTGAATTGCTTTATGACGGTTTAGCTATGATTCTGTAATATACCAGTAGGGGGAGCCGGAACTCCTGGTATACGCAGGGTGGTGATGaatccactaggtgtcactatCTCTACCTGTGGCTCCATCGGGGAAAGTTGTGCAAGCTGAAGTCAGAGCCAGGAGATCACGCAGTACCAAGGAGAAGGTGAAGCCAGAGTCAAGGGAGAGCCGGGTTTGAAGCCAAAAGGTATCGTCACGGACCGGAGAACTATACCGGAGTCAGTATCAAGCCGAGGTCGGGAACCGGGAGAGCAGATAGTAGTGGGAGAACACAGAGCCGGAACAACAGAGAAGGGGCCGGAGAGGGAGGAGGGGAGTCAGAGAGGATGGACGTAGTAAGGAGGCTGAGAGTCAGAGACGATGGACGCAGTAAGGAGGCCGAGAGTCAGGGAGGATGGACGCAGTAAGGAGGCCAGGAGTCAGGGAGGATGGAAACAGTAAGGAGGTCGGGAGTCAGGGAGGGTGGACGCAGTAAGGAGGCCAGGAGTCAGGGAGGATGGAAACAGTAAGGAGGTCGGGAGTCAGGGAGGGCAGACAAGGTAGACAGACAGGATCAAGCAAACTTACAGGGACCAGTGAGCACACTGCTGATAGAACTATAACTGGCGCCAATCTGATGGAAATGACACTTTAATAAGGCGCCGTGATCCCGGAAACGAGGCACAGAGGGACAGACTCCTCCCATCGGATACGCTCCGGAAAACATTGACCGCCAGAACAGGCATCAATGACAACTCTGCAACAGCAGAGATAGACATGAATTGTGACAGATTCCTTTCTTAAAATAATATAAATAGGTCTTCACTCACCAGCCAAGAGGCACTGCCACGTTAAAGATGGACAGCATGCGGCTGCGCTTGTCTTCCACAAAGAGGTTGTCAATGATTGAGGGGGCAAGTGTAGAAAAGCTTGCCTCTGCAGCTCCTAACAATGCTTTAAGTACTAGATATTGTATAAAATTctgagaaaacacaaaaaaaaattgtgACTATTTAAGACTTTTTTTTAGATTCCTGAAGAAATTCCATTAAAGAAAGATTTCCAACTTTCCCAAATTTTGGACCCACTCCGGCTTTTGTTTTGCAAATACCAATGAAAAATACTGATCTAAAGTGTGAGGCTTTAGGGCTCATGCAGATGTATGTGGATCACAGACCATAATGCATGGACAGTCCGCGGGCCAGCAGACCCCAGCGTGATAGCAACACTCAGACTCGCGGCCTGATGATGATCAGACCGCGATCCAAAGACGTCTGCATGAGGCGTAAAGCTGATTTCCTAGTTTGTATTATGAGTGAGCCGCGTGTCTACCCTTGTAAGCCCCATTATGACGGCCATATTATTGGGCGCTAAAAGAACCCGATCAGATTCACCCTTTGCATTTTTTTAGGTAAGCTTGTTTTTTTGTCACGTTTAATTATGTGGGCCAAATTCTTTAGAGTTGTGCGCACAGTTCATGAATGTTTGTGCAAATCAGTCATTATTTTTgtctttaaccttttttttttatattttttagccCAAAAATGCTCTAAAACGACAcaagatttaataaaaaaaaattcagacatacATAATATCATTAATATGACAGCGGAGGGGGAGGTTGGGATATAATCAACAAAAAAAGTcagctttttaaaaagttgcaattgatgaatcaCCCAAAAACATTTGGAAACCCCCACACAACCTCGCACATTTCTATGAGGCTGCCATGCTTGGTTCTGGAGACACACAGTCCATGATAGGATCACGATCCACAGACGTCAGCATGAGACTTAAGACTTTAAGCTTCTACCAATTGGGTTTATAGTCAGCTTACCTCATCGGGAATGAAGGAAATGTAGAACTCTACGACGGACCAGATGGTCATCCCTACACACATGATCCATATCCTGTTGCAGCGGTCACCCAGATATCCATAGACCAGGGCACTCAGCACGTAGCTGCCCATGAATACTAAAAAAAGGGAAGAAAGAAACAAGAGGTTGCAGTCAATAGAAATTattgttacattttttttatatttgaggATTATTTAAAGTTTTGCACTTAAAAACTTCTCTCGTCCTCATCACTTTTTGCATTATTGGTAACTATAAAGACTTGCAGGCGGCCATCGTGTGAACTCTACCAAAGTGGAACCTTATGATGTCAGGAGATTCCAGTCTGGAGTAATTGTTGTCCTCACTAGTGACCTATAGAAGAGGATTGTATATTGAAATTTTACCTATGCTGATCAATCCAGTAATGTGGTCGTCCGTCTTGAAGGAGGCTTGCATATTAGGCAGAATCGCTGGCAGAAGAAAGAGCAGAGAATGAAGGTTATTGTAATCAGAGAAGGAATAGAGGTCACAGAAACTAATGAGCCTTCTCTTTGGAATGAAGATTTATTCCTTTTTTACTGTATAACTATGGGCCAGATAACCCTTGCCGCCTGACATAACACGATGTACGGCTACCTACCTGCGCCAATAAAAGAAGCCATGATGGTCACTAGATTTATGTAGGCTAGAATCAGTAGACTGATGATTGAACGGGTGGATGAAATTCCAGCCCGCGGGGGCAGGTCCTGCTCTTGCGGATCTGCTCCTTTCTCCACATCATGAGATGGAAGTGAGGTTCCTTGCGTGGAATTCTCGAGAAGGGCCATGTTCTCAGCGCCCTGCAAACAATGGAGAAAAACACAAGATGGTAAAAATATAGCATTGGTCTCAATCCAGAAAAGAACTCTAACCTTATAGTGAGCCGTCATCTCAGAGGTCTTAATATCAGATGACTTTACCTCTGTCCGTACTGTATCAACCCCGCCACACACCCTGGTGTAGCTATACATCACAGTCAGGGCGCTCCATACAGGGTATGTGCCATCACCTGCCccaacagcagcaaccagagcgcCGATCACTactgtttaaccatttagatgaTAGAGGGTATGATAGAGGGTATGTGCCATCACCTGCCCCAACAGCAGCAACTAGAGCGCCGATCACTactgtttaaccatttaaatgaTAGAGGGTATGATAGAGGGTATGTGCCATCACCTGTCccaacagcagcaaccagagcgcCGATCACTATTGTTTAACCATTTAGATGATAGAGGGTATGATAGAGGGTATGTGCCATCACCTGCCccaacagcagcaaccagagcgcCGATCACTactgtttaaccatttagatgaTAGAGGGTATGATAGAGGGTATGTGCCATCACCTGTCccaacagcagcaaccagagcgcCGATCACTATTGTTTAACCATTTAGATGATAGAGGGTATGATAGAGGGTATGTGCCATCTCCTGCCCCAACAGCAGCAACCAGCGCGCCGATCACTATTGTTTAACCATTTAGATGATAGAGCGTATGATAGAGGGTATGTGCCATCACCTGCCccaacagcagcaaccagagcgcCAATCACTACTGTTTACCCATTTAGATGATAAAGAGTATGATAGAGGGTATGTGCCATCACCTGCCccaacagcagcaaccagagcgcCGATCACTactgtttaaccatttagatgaTAGAGGGTATGATAGAGGGTATGTGCCATCACCTGCCccaacagcagcaaccagagcgcCATTCACTactgtttaaccatttagatgaTAGAGGGTATGATAGAGGGTATGTGCCATCTCCTGCCCCAACAGCAGCAACCAGCGCGCCGATCACTATTGTTTAACCATTTAGATGATAGAGCGTATGATAGAGGGTATGTGCCATCACCTGCCccaacagcagcaaccagagcgcCAATCACTACTGTTTACCCATTTAGATGATAAAGAGTATGATAGAGGGTATGTGCCATCACCTGCCccaacagcagcaaccagagcgcCGATCACTactgtttaaccatttagatgaTAGAGGGTATGATAGAGGGTATGTGCCATCACCTGCCccaacagcagcaaccagagcgcCATTCACTactgtttaaccatttagatgaTAGAGGGTATGATAGAGGGTATGTGCCATCACCTGCCCCAACAGCAGGAACCAGAGCGCTGATCACTactgtttaaccatttagatgaTAGAGGGTATGATAGAGGGTATGTGCCATCACCTGCCccaacagcagcaaccagagcgcCGATCACTactgtttaaccatttagatgaTAGAGGGTATGATAGAGGGTATGTGCCATCACCTGCCccaacagcagcaaccagagcgTCGATCACTGATGTTTATCTATATAGATGCCACTGTCAATAACAGCTTCAATTAAATGGTTGTTCACTGACACTCATCGCCTCCCCACCATAATGCATGGGCCTCCATGGAGGCTATCTTGATTTTACTATGGGATGGGTTTCATAAGGGGGGACATTAATTTTATTATAGACCACAGCACAATGAAAAACATGACGATGGATCATGCGACTGTACAGTTAAGGCCATTCATATGGATAcacttaaataaaatgggaatggttggtgatatcaacttcctgtttgaggCTCAATAGTATTTGGgaagggggaaacttttcaagatgagtGGTGACCatagcggccattttgaagtcggtcattttggatccaactttattttttcaatgggaagagggtcatgtaacacatcaaacttattgataatttcacaagaaaaacaatggtgtgcttggttttaacttaATTTTCatagttcattagttatttacaattgttACAATTTAATTCAACTGGACACCAAGgcatcccgatctgacccccttagactttttttatctttggggtcatctgaaggcaattgtctatgctgtgaagatacaagatgtgcagcatctaaaacaacggatactggaagcctgtgctagcatttcttctgcggtgttgctatcagtgtgtcaagagagggagaagagggttacgtggacaatccaacacaatggccaGCACTtttaacacattttataagtggtcataaaattgtaaatcacTAATGAAAGAAAAacgttacgttaaaaccaagcacaccattgtttttcttgtgaaattctcaagaaGATTGATGTGTTACATGAGCCTCTTCCGATTggaagaaataaataaaataaaaaataaagttggattcaaaatggccgccatggtcaccaccaatcttgaaaagtttcccccctcccatatactaatgagccactaacaggaagttgatatccccaaccattcccattttattttggtgtatccatataaatggcccaccctgtctaTGCTGAGTGTTGTAGTACTACAGAATGATGAGAAGCACATATAACCGGACATGCTGACACTTGTAGTCCTATATTTTTTAGAAGTGCATGCTGAGTGTTGTGGAACTACAGTATGATAAGAATGACAGTATATAGTGTAAGCAATCAAACAATCAATCATAGGATCAAGTCCCCTAGGGGAGAGTAAAAAAGTAAGATGGAAATCAACAAAAAAAGTCTCTTTTTAAAATACATTAAaaattataaaatataaaaatgttaatCATCTCCTGTTCCTAATTTAAAAATAATAATgattatacacagtacagaccaaaagtttggacacaccttctcatctttagaacaactgttaagtggagactttgtgcagcgggcTTCATGgtaaaaatagctgctaggaaaccactgctaaggacaggcaacaaacagaagagacttgtttgggctaaagaacacaaggaatggacattagaccagtggaaatctgtgctttggtctgatgagtccaaatctgagatctttggatccaaccaccgtgtctttgtagaaaaggtgaacggatggactctacatggctggttcccaccgtgaagcatggaggaggaggtgtgatggtgtgggggtgctttgctggtgacactgttggggatttattcaaaattgaaggcatacagaaccagcatgcctaccacagcatcttgcagcggcgtgctattccatccggtttgcgtttagttggaccagcttttgtttttcaacaggacaatgaccccaaacacacctccaggctgt containing:
- the LOC142312742 gene encoding protein spinster homolog 1-like → MTAHYKGAENMALLENSTQGTSLPSHDVEKGADPQEQDLPPRAGISSTRSIISLLILAYINLVTIMASFIGAAILPNMQASFKTDDHITGLISIVFMGSYVLSALVYGYLGDRCNRIWIMCVGMTIWSVVEFYISFIPDENFIQYLVLKALLGAAEASFSTLAPSIIDNLFVEDKRSRMLSIFNVAVPLGCGLGYIIGSTVTNALGGNWHWALRIPPALSILGVLLMIILVKEPSRGAADNRKSFSLKTWLSDMKQISKKRSFIFCTLGTTTVHFTVGAIGFWAPEFLLRARKILEETAPCQTAVCNYHDSMIFGILTVVAGIIGVVAGVEIAKRFKKYNPRADPLVCGFGMLGSAIFLFVAIYLANISLVATYVLIFIGDILLMMNFSIAADIRLYVVSPVRRTTAQAMSMMITHLFGDAISPLIIGGISNLTKRLDLYSTLWSFRSLQYALMACSFVVILGGGFFLLSSFYIEKDREKAEMVDEDCVLEDVIVTSP